From the genome of Deltaproteobacteria bacterium:
CAGCACGCGAATATGAGGTTGAAAAGTTCTCGAGGCTCCTTCAGTCCAAATCTCAATCCCTCTGGACGATCGCTTTAGCCTTGACCAAGAGGTCATCCATATGAGGGTCGGCGATGGAGCGCCGGGTCGAAAAAGCTAACTTCAGCTGCAAAGCCACCTCCCTCACTTTTTAGGTACGAGGATTTGCGATTAATTGGTTATGCCAAGTTGTTTTAATTCTTCTGGGCTGACGGATTTTGTCATGTAATGATTGCAATAGCGCGGCGCTTCCCCATTCTCTTGTTTATGAAGAAACAAACGATAATAACTGTCTTTGGAAAAAGTGTGATCCGTAGGGCCGGTACAACCTCGTTCTGTATAGTCATAATCCACAAAAGTCTGCTTCCAAGGTTGTTGCAATAAAGCGTGGGGTTTGCCTTTAATGATTTTACGAATATCTAGCATGGCTTCAAAACGTTGCCGCTTTCCACACGGAAATTTTTCTTTTTTTGATAAGGGTTTTACTTCACTTACATAAACAATAATCTCCCATTGCGATTCATCAAAATCACAGCCGGCAGGGGGTGGAATCGCGGCTTGGAGATTTGCTGCTAAAATAAATAAAGATAAGGTTGCCAAAAAACATGTTTTCATGGTTTTCCTTTTACCTACTTTGTCATCCCACGGTTTATCCGGGGGATCCATCACGCTTATGAAACTATCCGAACTGAAAAACAACTTAAAAAAATTACCCAAAATTAAAGAGCATGATTATTATATTTACTTAGGCCAAGCTATTAAGCTCATCGGTGAACAAGAAGAAGTGTATAACTGTGTGGTCTTTGTAGAACAAAAGGCCTACCTTAAACATTGGGAGAGTTTGCCCACCGCAAGGGTTTTGACATTAGATAAAATTGCGCGAGTTGAATACCCCCCCTATTGCCTCCCTGAAAAGATTGCCCAAGCCATTCTTGATAAAATAGAGCCCATTGAAGATCGTTACATTTATTACTTGCGATTAAAAAATGGTGAATGCATACAGTGCCAAACCGATTTTATGGTTAGTTTTGTCCGATTGCCCGAGGGCTATTCGGTTCATGATATTGATTCGGTAGAAAATTTGGCGAAGCCGCTTCCTACAACTCGGGCAAAATTTCATATTAAGGGGCTGGAGTACGGGTGGTGTTTTTATTAAGTCAAATTTGGAGGTGATCATGCAGAAACAAACGACGCTTAAAGAATGCTTAGCGGAATTGGTAGGGACTTTCCTTTTGATTTTTATTGGGGATATGGCCGTGGGTATGGCCGTACATACCGGTTCGATGGATCTGTGGGGGGTGTCTTGTTTATGGGGCTTAGCCGTCACCTTTGCTGTTTATGCAGTGGGTTCAGTTTCGGGGGCGCATCTTAACCCGGCGGTAACGATTGCCATGGCTTTGTATCGAAAATTTCCTTGGAGTAAGGTTTTACCCTATGCCCTTTTTCAAATTGCAGGCGCTTTTTTGGCAGCAGGCGTGGTTTATTTTGCATGGTCTGGGTTTATGATACCCACGGCCGATAAATTAGGCGTGATTATTGGCCAGCCCGGCTCTCAAAAATTGATGTCCATTTTTAGTGCTTTTTATCCTAACCCCGGCATTGTGGGGACGGATCTAATTGCTTTTGCCAAAGTGTCGGCCTTAAAAGCATTTTTGGTAGAAATGGGGATTACTGCAACCTTAGTATTTTTGATCTTATCTTTAACGGAAGATCGCCATGATGGTGCACCTAAGTCTAATTTAGTGCCGTGGTTTGTGGGTTTGATTGTAGCCGCCTTGGTGAGCGTCGCCGCACCTTTAACCATGGCGGCCATGAATCCCGCCCGTGACTTGGGCCCCCGTTTATTCTCCTACCTGGCAGGCTTTGGATCCATCGCATTCCCAGGGCCGCGGGGGAATGAATGGTGGCTATTTATTTTGGGCCCTATTTCAGGGGGTATTTTAGGGGGGCTCATCTATGAAAGCGTGGTGCGCCCTCTATTCGGGGCTTCTGACTTAAAAGCGGATCAAGGGTTAGATGTAGTTGAAAGAGATTTGCGTAAAACTATCGAC
Proteins encoded in this window:
- a CDS encoding aquaporin family protein, encoding MQKQTTLKECLAELVGTFLLIFIGDMAVGMAVHTGSMDLWGVSCLWGLAVTFAVYAVGSVSGAHLNPAVTIAMALYRKFPWSKVLPYALFQIAGAFLAAGVVYFAWSGFMIPTADKLGVIIGQPGSQKLMSIFSAFYPNPGIVGTDLIAFAKVSALKAFLVEMGITATLVFLILSLTEDRHDGAPKSNLVPWFVGLIVAALVSVAAPLTMAAMNPARDLGPRLFSYLAGFGSIAFPGPRGNEWWLFILGPISGGILGGLIYESVVRPLFGASDLKADQGLDVVERDLRKTID